In Sorghum bicolor cultivar BTx623 chromosome 8, Sorghum_bicolor_NCBIv3, whole genome shotgun sequence, one genomic interval encodes:
- the LOC8071403 gene encoding serine/threonine-protein kinase BLUS1, with translation MLRAAGLFAPAASPPSSAMAPANNVSNGGSEEEARYPLNAESYRLLCKIGSGVSAVVYKAVCLPLGSSSSSSAVVAIKAIDLERSRVDLDGVRREAKAMALLSHRNVLRAHCSFTVGSHLWVVMPFMGAGSLHSILRHGFPGGLPEPCVAVVLAETLRALCYLHGQGRIHRDIKAGNILVDSDGAVKLADFGVSASIYETMHASASASAATAALGLGSSASCCFNDVAGTPYWMAPEVIHSHVGYGIKADIWSFGITALELAHGRPPLSHLPPSKSMLMRITSRVRLEDEESAAASSSSNKFSRAFKDMVSACLCQEPAKRPSAEKLLRHPFFKACSRRSKDFLVRNVLAAVPSIEERCSKDDDAGNDLCGCVVGARGGGARCVSPCRRHAADDDVVGVKNRRISGWNFNEDNLELDPTTTEEPAAEKRCVPFENPVVELDDSDSTGDGDRRRRPSHGDEDQDHGKAAEVVGFKEQQEVVTRKLMAVLQSLEMQRDMVTNVLERTAGSFDGGGNGGACGESVTGPRQEEREEMLLGYVRQLEHRVGDLRMEVEEEMAWNARLEKMMLQEKEINSSQASAGNSFS, from the coding sequence ATGCTACGTGCAGCTGGCCTGTTTGCTCCTGCCGCCTCCCCGCCATCGTCAGCTATGGCGCCGGCCAACAATGTTTCAAATGGTGGCAGCGAAGAAGAAGCGAGGTACCCGCTGAACGCCGAGTCGTACCGCCTGCTGTGCAAGATCGGGAGCGGCGTGAGCGCGGTGGTGTACAAGGCCGTGTGCCTGCCTCtgggctcctcgtcgtcgtcgtcggcggtgGTGGCCATCAAGGCGATCGACCTGGAGCGGTCGCGCGTCGACCTCGACGGCGTGCGGCGGGAGGCGAAGGCCATGGCGCTGCTGTCCCACCGCAACGTGCTCCGCGCGCACTGCTCCTTCACCGTGGGGAGCCACCTGTGGGTGGTGATGCCCTTCATGGGCGCCGGCTCGCTGCACTCCATCCTGCGCCACGGCTTTCCCGGCGGCCTGCCGGAGCCGTGCGTCGCCGTCGTGCTCGCCGAGACGCTCCGCGCGCTGTGCTACCTCCACGGGCAGGGCCGCATCCACCGCGACATCAAGGCGGGCAACATCCTGGTGGACTCGGACGGCGCCGTCAAGCTCGCCGACTTCGGCGTCTCGGCGTCCATCTACGAGACCATGcacgcgtcggcgtcggcgtcggcggcgacggcggcgctgggGCTCGGCTCGTCGGCGTCCTGCTGCTTCAACGACGTGGCGGGGACGCCGTACTGGATGGCGCCCGAGGTGATCCACTCCCACGTCGGCTACGGCATCAAGGCCGACATCTGGTCGTTCGGCATCACGGCGCTGGAGCTCGCGCACGGCCGGCCGCCGCTGTCGCACCTGCCGCCGTCCAAGTCGATGCTGATGAGGATCACCAGCCGCGTCCGCCTCGAGGACGAGGAGAGCGCCGccgcgagcagcagcagcaacaagttCTCCAGGGCGTTCAAGGACATGGTGTCCGCCTGCCTCTGCCAGGAGCCGGCCAAGCGGCCGTCGGCGGAGAAGCTGCTCCGCCACCCGTTCTTCAAGGCCTGCAGCCGTCGCTCCAAGGACTTCCTCGTCCGCAACGTCCTCGCCGCCGTCCCGAGCATCGAGGAGCGGTGCAGCAAGGACGACGACGCGGGGAATGATCTCTGCGGGTGTGTCGTCGGCGCCAGGGGCGGCGGCGCACGCTGCGTGTCGCCGTGCCGTCGCcacgccgccgacgacgacgtcgtcggcGTCAAGAACCGACGGATCAGCGGATGGAACTTCAACGAGGACAACCTGGAGCTTGATCCGACGACGACCGAGGAGCCGGCGGCGGAGAAGAGGTGCGTCCCGTTCGAGAACCCGGTAGTAGAACTGGACGACAGTGACTCCACCGGAGATGGAGATCGACGACGACGGCCGTCGCATGGGGATGAAGATCAGGATCACGGGAAGGCGGCAGAGGTGGTAGGGTTTAAGGAGCAGCAGGAAGTGGTGACACGGAAGCTGATGGCCGTCCTGCAGAGCCTGGAGATGCAAAGGGACATGGTGACGAACGTGTTGGAACGCACCGCCGGTAGCTTCGACGgcggcggcaatggcggcgcCTGTGGTGAGAGCGTGACAGGTCCAAGGCAGGAGGAGAGGGAAGAGATGCTGCTTGGGTACGTCCGGCAGCTGGAGCACAGGGTGGGAGACCTGAGGATGGAGGTCGAGGAGGAGATGGCATGGAACGCCCGGCTGGAGAAGATGATGCTGCAAGAGAAGGAGATAAACTCATCTCAGGCGTCGGCTGGGAACAGTTTTAGTTGA